A window of Photobacterium toruni genomic DNA:
TTAATCACTTTTAATGAGTCTTAAACATTTCGATAGCGTTATGGCATTTATTTACGATTGTTTGAAATAGTTACTTATTTTTTGAGAGTGTTTGTTAGTATTGGCATCAGTTTACCGCTTTGATAAAAGTGAACGCGTTATCATCTTTTCTCTTTTTATAAAATTTTATAGGCTTATCTATCGTGTTACGTAAAGCAACAGTTGTAATGATTCTTTTTGGCTTGGTGGGGTGTTCATCCCCAGAGAGTACAACCACGGAAAAACCGAGCTTCGCGGCAGTTGGTAATCCATTAGCACACCAATATTTAGGTCATCACTTTGATCAAGTGTTAAATAAAGTGTCACAAGTTTCATCAAATAAGCCTCATGATTACAGTACATTTGGTCCACAAGCCCAAATGGTTACTTCTCGTTCACCGTCGATGGCGCGTAAATTTGAACCTTTATACAACCAAGTAGAAAATTGGGCTAAACATAGTGGTAATCCAAGTACGTTAGCTAAATATGGTATTCAGGCAGCACAATTGGGTGGTGCTAATGGTGAAGGTAACGTGATGTTTACGGGCTACTATTCGCCAGTGATTGAGTTGCGTCATAAACCGACCAATGTTTTCCGTTACCCAATTTATGCAATGCCAAACTGTAAAGGTCGCTGCCCTTCACGTGAGCAAATCTATGATGGTGCGTTAGCCGGTCAAGATTTGGTATTGGGTTACAGTAAATCAATGCTTGATGTGTTTATGATGGAAGTACAAGGCAGCGGTTTTGTGCATTTTGAGGACGATAACCAACTGCAATATTTTGGCTATGCAGGTAAAAACGGCCACCGTTATGTCAGCATTGGTCGAGTATTGATTGATCGTGGTGAAGTACCAAAAGCGAAAATGTCACTGCAAGCGATTCAAAAGTGGGTAGCGAATCACAGTGAGGCTCAAGTACGTGAATTATTAGAGCAGAATCCATCATTTGTCTTTTTCTCACCCCGTAAAACATTAGATGTTAAAGGCAGTGCAGGTATTCCATTGTTGGCAAATGCTGCTGTTGCAGCTGATCGTAAATACATTCCAATGGGGTCGGTATTATTAGCGGAAGTCCCGCAGTTAGATGCAAAAGGTAACTGGACAGGTAAGCATGTATTACGCTTATTATTAGCTTTGGATACTGGTGGCGCTGTGAAAAAAAATCACTTAGATTTATATCATGGCATGGGTGCCAAAGCGGGTACTGATGCTGGCCATTATAAGCATTTTGGTCGAGTATGGCGTTTAGGGCTTAAAGGTTCAGCAACGCAAGACCCGTGGTTGATGCCACAATAATAGTTATGATCAAAGAGGTTGCTGTTGTGATCTCTGTGCTCTGACTGGACAATTGTTACCAGAGTGCGTATAAAAACGCACTCTTTGTTTATCCACCTCTGGCAGTGTAGAACCAATATGCGTGAATTAGATACCCCAGCATCCGATAGTTATAACCAGCGTTTTGGCGGCACTCGCCGTTTATATGGTAACAGTGAAGTTGAAATCCTTCGCGCTGCACATGTATGTGTGATTGGTATCGGTGGTGTTGGCTCATGGGCGGCAGAAGCATTGGCTCGTTCAGGGATCGGTGAGCTTACTTTGATCGATATGGATGATGTTTGTGTAACTAATATCAACCGTCAAATTCATGCAATGACAGGCACTATTGGTCAAAGCAAAATTGAAGTGATGGCGGCACGAATTCAGCTAATTAATCCTGAGTGTAAAGTTAATTTAATTGATGATTTTATAAGTGCTGATAACCAAGCGCAGTATTTATCAAAAGAATTTGATTATGTATTAGACGCAATAGATAGCCTCAAAGCCAAAGCATCCTTATTGGCGTATTGTAAGAGTAATAAAATTAAGGTTATTACCATTGGTGGTGCTGGTGGACAAACGGATCCAACACAAATACAAGTCACTGATTTAACTAAAACGATTCAAGATCCATTGGCTCGAAAGTTACGTGAGACATTGCGTCAGCATCATAATTTTACTAAGAATCCTAAACGTAAATTTGGTATCGATTGTGTTTATTCAACCGAGCATTTGAAATACCCTCAAGCTGATGGTTCGGTGTGTGCGGTAAAAGCGACGGCTGAAGGTCCGAAACGGATGGATTGTGCTAGTGGTTTTGGTGCGGCAACTGTTGTAACTGCAAGTTTTGGTTTCGTTGCGGTCGCACATATTATTAAGAAGCTGATTGAAAAGTATCGTCAATAACGATGCTGTTTAAACCGTAGTAAAAAATAAAAAGCGGATCGATTTGATCCGCTTTTTTTGTGTTTCATTTTGCAGGTTATTATCGGTTTGAGCTTAGTGGGCAAGCTGTTTTATTTGCTCTACAATCGCTTTTAAACCATTACCACGAGAAGGGCTCAGATGGGCAATTAATCCTAAGCTATCAAAGTAGCTATCAATATCAAAAGCACTAATTTGTGCCGCTGTTTTTCCATGATAAGCTGCAAGTACTAAGGTAATTAAGCCGCGTACAATTCGAGCATCTGAGTCAGCGATAAAGTAATAGTGATCATCAATAACTTGGTGATGTAACCAAACTTGTGATTCACAGCCACTGATTTTTAGTTGATCTTGCTTATAGCTATCATCCAGTTGTGGTAATTTTTTACCTAGCTGAATAACATTGCGATAGCGATCTTCCCATCCTGTTGCGATTTGCATTTGGGCAATAATATCAGTCGCTGTGATCTCAGTGCCAAAAGGGTGTTGAGGAAGCGTTATAGTGGTATTCATCTTAGATTCCTTGGCTGCAACTATAATAAATCACAGGCTTTATGCAGTGCGGCAATAAATCGCGCTATATCTTGTTGATCATTATAAAGTGCTAATGATACTCGTAATGTTCCTGTTAAGCCTAGTGCATCCAGCATTGGATGGGCGCAATGATGACCAGCCCGTAACGCAATTTGCTGTTGATCAAGTAAGGTTGCAATATCTTGATGATGAACACCCTCGACAACAAAAGAGAATAAGCTCGCATTTGGCTGAAGACCAATAATACGTAGCCCTTCAATATCTTTAATGCCATCTAGCGCTTGTTGACGTAAATCAGCAATGTGTTGTTCTGCGCCTTGGCGATCAATGTTTTGTAACCATTCAATGGCAGCCGCAAGTGCTAAACTACCCGCAACATTGGGTGTACCTGCTTCAAATTTCCCGGGTAAAGCCGCATAGCTAGTCCCACTAAATGATACTTTTTCAACCATCTTGCCACCACCGTGCCATGGCGGCATTGCTTCTAGCAGTGCTTGTTTGCCATAAAGCGCACCAATACCTGCTGGAGCATAAATTTTATGGCCTGAAAACACATAGAAATCAGCATCAAGGGCTTGAACGTCTACTTGTTCATGCGCTATTCCTTGTGCACCATCAATAACAACGACAGCGCCATATTGGTGAGCGGCGGCTATCATTGATTCTATGGGATTTCGAGTACCCGTTACATTAGTAATATGGGCGACAGCCACGATCTTTGTTTTTGTTGATAATAACTGTAGGTAAGCATCGGTATCTAATGTGCAATCATTGCGCATCGGAATTTTAACGACTTTTGCTCCAGTTTGTTCAGCGACCATCTGCCAAGGCACTATATTGGCATGGTGTTCCATTTCCCCGACTAGAATCTCATCACCAGCTTGTAAGTGAGTGCGGGCATAGGTTTGGGCAATGAGATTTAATGCTTCCGTTGCGCCACGAGTCCAGATGATTTCTTTAGGACTCGCCGCACCAATAAAGTGTTGTACTGTTGTTCTTGCTTGTTCAAATGCCAAGGTTGCGTTAGTCGCTAAGCGATGGTTACCGCGATGCACATTAGCATTATAGCCGCTGTAATAGTGACTTAGGGTATCGATAACAATCGCAGGCTTTTGTGCTGTTGCTGCGCTGTCTAAATAAACCGCCCGCGGCGCATCATCTAAATGTTGCAGTGCTGGGAATTGGGTTTGAATTTGTTTGATATCGAATGGTATGGTCATAGCGGGTCACATTACAGAAATTTGAATTATCGATGATGCTAATAAATGCAAAGAAGAGCAAGTGTTGCGATGATTTTTGATAAATAAAAAAATAGCACTGCGTTGGGGCGCAGTGCTAAAAATTACTTCGACTTATCAGTCAAAATACAGGAAGTAAAGAGGTAGATAACTACCAATCCGGCAGGATCCGGA
This region includes:
- the mltA gene encoding murein transglycosylase A, whose translation is MILFGLVGCSSPESTTTEKPSFAAVGNPLAHQYLGHHFDQVLNKVSQVSSNKPHDYSTFGPQAQMVTSRSPSMARKFEPLYNQVENWAKHSGNPSTLAKYGIQAAQLGGANGEGNVMFTGYYSPVIELRHKPTNVFRYPIYAMPNCKGRCPSREQIYDGALAGQDLVLGYSKSMLDVFMMEVQGSGFVHFEDDNQLQYFGYAGKNGHRYVSIGRVLIDRGEVPKAKMSLQAIQKWVANHSEAQVRELLEQNPSFVFFSPRKTLDVKGSAGIPLLANAAVAADRKYIPMGSVLLAEVPQLDAKGNWTGKHVLRLLLALDTGGAVKKNHLDLYHGMGAKAGTDAGHYKHFGRVWRLGLKGSATQDPWLMPQ
- the tcdA gene encoding tRNA cyclic N6-threonylcarbamoyladenosine(37) synthase TcdA yields the protein MRELDTPASDSYNQRFGGTRRLYGNSEVEILRAAHVCVIGIGGVGSWAAEALARSGIGELTLIDMDDVCVTNINRQIHAMTGTIGQSKIEVMAARIQLINPECKVNLIDDFISADNQAQYLSKEFDYVLDAIDSLKAKASLLAYCKSNKIKVITIGGAGGQTDPTQIQVTDLTKTIQDPLARKLRETLRQHHNFTKNPKRKFGIDCVYSTEHLKYPQADGSVCAVKATAEGPKRMDCASGFGAATVVTASFGFVAVAHIIKKLIEKYRQ
- the csdE gene encoding cysteine desulfurase sulfur acceptor subunit CsdE translates to MNTTITLPQHPFGTEITATDIIAQMQIATGWEDRYRNVIQLGKKLPQLDDSYKQDQLKISGCESQVWLHHQVIDDHYYFIADSDARIVRGLITLVLAAYHGKTAAQISAFDIDSYFDSLGLIAHLSPSRGNGLKAIVEQIKQLAH
- the csdA gene encoding cysteine desulfurase CsdA gives rise to the protein MTIPFDIKQIQTQFPALQHLDDAPRAVYLDSAATAQKPAIVIDTLSHYYSGYNANVHRGNHRLATNATLAFEQARTTVQHFIGAASPKEIIWTRGATEALNLIAQTYARTHLQAGDEILVGEMEHHANIVPWQMVAEQTGAKVVKIPMRNDCTLDTDAYLQLLSTKTKIVAVAHITNVTGTRNPIESMIAAAHQYGAVVVIDGAQGIAHEQVDVQALDADFYVFSGHKIYAPAGIGALYGKQALLEAMPPWHGGGKMVEKVSFSGTSYAALPGKFEAGTPNVAGSLALAAAIEWLQNIDRQGAEQHIADLRQQALDGIKDIEGLRIIGLQPNASLFSFVVEGVHHQDIATLLDQQQIALRAGHHCAHPMLDALGLTGTLRVSLALYNDQQDIARFIAALHKACDLL